In Bactrocera neohumeralis isolate Rockhampton chromosome 5, APGP_CSIRO_Bneo_wtdbg2-racon-allhic-juicebox.fasta_v2, whole genome shotgun sequence, the genomic window TATACGTACAAATCTAGCCTCTTTTATAATTGGTagctgttttaattttttaatggttCAACAATTTTATAAGCCCTTTAGTTTTGAGTGAGAAATCAAGTTTTTCTTTGTAGAAAATCTATGTTAAGCGTTTGCGTCACTTCTATCATTCCTCAGAAGTTTAAATGCAGAGAAGCTAAAATTTCTCTGCTTTCAATCGCTTCAAGCGTAAAAACAACCAACTTCAAGtgtttttgaatacaaatttttctaacGTATATAGTTTGTCATCTCACACACTCTCAGCCTTAGCCAAAATACGGCGCTCTCCGTAAGAATACATATTCGTTTTAGACTGTCCGTTAATATTACCTCCAGGACCTAAATGTCATTTCTATAGATACTATATTTAGTAGTACCTAGTACTTCAGCCGAATTATAACTTAATCTCGTACCAATTAATTATTATCGACTATTTCGGAACGTTTACTTAATCCCTTAATAGTTACATCCTTTAACATCTTGTGTGTGTGTCTCTCTGAGCTAAGCAGTCACATTTCTCTccgttacaataaaaattaattgaggcAAGCACTGTGTCTTAACGgttattgtgccctctcctcaCAGAAAGTTTCGTGTTGTCACAACGAATCACATAGGCCCAGCACAGTAATAAATTCCAGTTCCTAATAGGTGCTactgaggcgatgtgatccctactcagatacatatgtatctgcatATCCAAGGGCCTTTATCCTGCGTTTACAGACTGCCGTGTAGTCTAGCAACAGGTGCTCGGTAGTTTCCGGCTCCATGTCgtagaaccggcagttagcacaAGAGATATATCCATGTTGAATTGGTGCTTTTCACTATGTTACTCGAAATATACTTTTTTGAGATACTAATATCCCGATACATTGATTGGTGCTTGATTTTCATACTGGaaagatggaatttaaaattccgtccatgttatatggaaagtaggcgtggttgtagtctgttttcactcattttcgCGCTGGTGCATAGGAATGTCAAGATAATATtacgtaccaaatttggtagATATCGGTGGAGTAGGTCAAGATATGAGTTTTTACCTAAAGGCGGTGCCGAATCCATTGCCTTATTTGGACATTGGCTTCTATAAGGCCATCTCGTACTATCTCGATGTCAAATTTAATGTCtacacgtatttatttattgatttgtcgtacttttagtagttttgttaaaaaaccgTTATGAGGGGTCCGCCCACTCCCCTCatttccgatttcatccatttgtaCAGTGTCGGTAAAGAAGCTTAAGAAATTTGTTCTGAGTGAATTTGATTATtgtattttaagtaattaaggAAATATGTGCATTAAACCTCTCTGTAGGCGAGAAAAGCTCTTTTTCTCAATATTTGAGTCTACAAGTGTTCCTTGCTACAGCAATCCCATGTGCCAAGCTGCAGTTTTATGtcttaatttaatgcttagttTTGGCACTGTATAGATTTTCGTTTAACCTCGTTTGTTGgagtggcagtggtccgattactcACACCTAAGAACTCTCTGTTTTGCCAAGGAACCCGTGTACTAAGTTTaattacgatatctcaatttgtaCCGAAATTATAGCTTCCACAGAGAGTCACTCGAAATTCAGCTTATCTCATCATTCTGatccatttatatatgtacatatgtatatataaccctaaatCTCTCgggattagttttaagtgatataaacaaccgttaggttaacaaaattattatactacGTAGCAACATgtaattatatagtatatcatataATAAGATATGTTTATAAGCAAATGCAGCTGCTTTTATCGCTTTGACCCACTCACTAAGATCTCTTTTTGTGCTTTGCATAGTCACATGCTCGATCAAAAGGGTAGCGCTGTGGATGCCGCTATCGCCACATTACTGTGTAACGGAATACTCACTATGCATAGCATGGGTATCGGCGGCGGCATGCTTATGAACATATTTTTGAAGGACACGCAACACGCTTACTCTATCGACGCCCGCGAAGTTGCGCCGTTCGCAGCGTTCCAAGAGATGTTCGATGGCAAACTGGAACTGTCGTTGAATGGTGGTCTTTCCATTGCTGTACCTGGAGAACTGATGGGCTATCATCGGGCGCACGAACGTTTTGGCAAGTTGCCATGGAAAACGCTGGTCGAACCATCGGTTAAATTGTGTCATGAAGGCTTCTATTTGACACATCATCAATGGAACGCCTTAAACTATCGTTGGCATCACATGAAGAACAACACGGTGTTGACGTAAGTAACAAATGCGAAAAAATATCTAACCTTTTTAATGcctacatatacttatattttgcaGCGATGTTTTCGTTAATGCCACCACTGGGCAGCTGTTTCCCGTCGGCACCAAAATAAAACCGCAAAAAGtgctttgctcaacttatgaGCTTCTAGCAGAAAATGGACCACTTGATTTCTATAATGGCACCTTAGCGCAGTTGGTTGTGGAAGACCTCAAAGATCTGGGCAGTACAGTGACAGCGTACGATCTGGAATCCTACTCCGCCGACATGGTCAGTTCAATAACAATGCAGTTGGGCGATGATATACTCTATGCGGTGCCACCAATTAGTAGCGGCACTGTTGTAGCCAATATTCTCAGCATATTGGAAGgttttaatttaactaaagCTGATTTCGTTGGCGCCGAAAACGAAGCTAAGACGTTGCATCGCTTCGCAGAGGCATTAAAGTATGGTTTTGCAAAACGATGGGAGCTGGGAGATTTGCGCTTCAATGATGTTCGTGAGGTATGTACTTACTCGGGTAATGCCGATATTGTTTCTCATGTGACTTCACTGAGATAGACAATCGGCATTATGCCTgcaaggtatatatgtatgtatatatagtatttttttgcTCATTCATGAACTGTAactctctttcgaccaatttttatcgcaattttcgacatcttcgaccacctctacaccaggcTCAACAGCTggttttattggcggcttgagctgtaaaatatgccgtaccTCCCAAATACCGCAAATTTTTTGAccctaatatttttttgagtacGGAATGAGCATACGCGAAAAGATAAACGATGACAAAGTACACAAAGCGGTCTTTGATTATGGCGCACAATTTATGGGCGAAGATGATGCAGGCACCTCTCCTACAGTCGTTCTGGCGCCCAACGGAGATGCAGTCTCGGTGACAAGTTCCGTTAACGAATAGTCAGTATTATTGAGTACAACTCAACGAAGATTTTTTGAGTAGTTTCTTTCTAATTTGCTTCCAGTTTTGGTGCCAGTCAGGCGGGGCGACGTACCGGTATCGTGTTTAACAGCGCCATGAATGATTTCTCTGTGGAAGGCACATCTAATAATTTTGGTTTGCCGGCGGCACCGAGCAATTTTATTGATGCCCGCAAGCGGCCCATGTCTTCGATGTCGCCAATGATTTTGGCCGATCGTAAAGGTAACGTGCGTTTAGCGTTCAGCGCTGCTGGCGGCTCGAAAATCATATCGGGTGTTACTGAGGTGGCGGCGCGCTATTTGTGGTTTGGACAGGATATAAAATCAGCTATTGACGCGCCGCGCATCCATCATCAACTCGTGCCCAATGTGTTGCAATACGAATTTGGCCGATTTAGCGAAGTAAGTGGCATTAGGTAAaggttaaatataataataattgactGTAAAATATTCGCAGGAGATCTTAACGCTGCTAAAGAACAAAGGACATGAGTTAAAACCATTCAAGGATATTGGTTCCGTTGTGTGCGCCATCGCACAAAATGATACCGCGATATATGCGAACGCGGACTACCGAAAACGGGGCGGCGTCGCTGGCTTTTGAGACCACCACCGTTAATCCTCAACGGTTTTTTAGCATAAGTGTGCGCTAagtccaaaataaaaaaaaagatacgAGATTATTTATTATCTACAACCGAGTCAATGAAACAAGTTTACACAAACACGAACTGCAAAATTCGAAACAATCGCGGCAGCCATTTTTAAGCTgtatattttaagatttgcatataaatatatgtaggcATAATTGCAGTAGGTAATTCTTatacaaaaacataacaaaaacaagaaagattAGCACTCGATTACTCCAATCCGAGCTCTAAACATTTTGGACACTTTGTACATTGTAGTATtggatttgtatttgtaatttgtatttttttaagtattattcTTAGCATTATTTCATATCATGTGCATACATACCTAAATACATACCAATctattacatactatatacacgATTACCGAGATATTGCTgaatttaaaacacaaataaagcTAATCAATGCAGGAAAGCGTATTTATCTAGATATTGAAGCAGTATTGCTGTAAGCCACCTTGTAAAATGcattgttttcaaaaaactttaataaaataaatagacgAAAAGCTTTAACTTCTACaaatttataatcaaaaatattttataaattgataATAGTAAAAAAGGAGAACGAGATCAAGATCTGCAAGCGAATTTTCTTTGAggcataaataaattgtaaggGTGATTAAAACGTGAGTTGGAAGGAAATGGTTTATGGTCGTACTTGATTAACATCGTGTGATTATACaaagttttccaataagagtgatatgttttctttaaaaaacacacaaattgTTAAGAAACTGCAACtgttttatattaaatgtgaataaaacatcattcaaatggcctccacgacttcttttgcaagAACAAATTCGATGCACCCAATTTTCgaatactttttccactaaatcaaattgtatgtcatgaatagcacgttcaatattgacttctaaagctcgAAGAGAGTCtgatttattgctaaagaccaatgacttcaaacaaccccacaagaagtagtctaatggtaattaatcacaacttcttggagaccATTCAaagtcacaatttcttgaaatagtcgaatctccaaacttttttcgcaataattcggttgttgcacgtgctgtgtggcaagtaacgccgtcttgttggaaccagatgttacCAAAATCAACTTTTTCCAATTGCATCCATAAAGTGTTGGTTATCATTGATCTATACCACTCTGCAtggacagtaacggtgtcaccagtgGCGAACcaatggcgaataccgcagtcgatggaacgatgagctgtacgagatatacgacgacactgacatagttcagcgaattaaaagacagcggctacgttggccaGGTCGtgccgtccgaatggatgaaaacactccagcgctgagagtattcgacgtagtaccgtcatcgtccatgcatttgcaccatatagcaggacggaataatgagtgatttacagagttttgtttttgttcgtcgggagaggattttacttctcaattgcctactcagcccgaagtagcacctcttggcaagagatatcctgcgttgaatttctaGGCTGGAAACCACATTTTTggtggttcctaagtagacgaaattatctagaacttcaaagttatgactgtcaatagtgacgtgggtgccaagtcgcgagtgcgacgactttgatgacaggagatatttcgtcttgccctcgttcaccaccagacccatttgcttcgctgacctatccattctggagaaggCAGTAACGGCGGGatcaatgatgtcaatatcattagcatacgctagcagctgtacactcttatagaaaattgtaccttctcggtttagttctgcagctcgaattacttcctccagaagaaggttgaagaagtcacacggaagagagtcgccttgtctgaaatctcttttggtatcgaacggctcggagaggtccttcccgatcctgacggagcttttggtgttgctcaacgtcagtttacacagccgtattagttttgcgaggataccaaattcagatatcgcggcataaaggcagctccttttcgtgctgtcgaaagatgctttgaaatcgacgaagaggtggtgtatgtcgattctcctttcactggtcttttccaagatttggcgcatggtgaatatctggtcaattgttgatttgccatgtctaaagccacactgatacgGCCCAACGTacgtttgttgatggtgggctttaatctttcacacaacacgctcgatagaaccttaaacgcgatgttgaggagttgtcgcagattgtggggtctccctttttgtggattgggcagagcacacttaaattccactTTCATCCGAACATATttaacaaagaagctgatgaatgctccttatcagttcttcgccgccgtgtttgaatagttcggtcgccaatccatcggccccggccgctttgctgttcttcagacggatgATTGCTATTTCAATTTCTTCATGGTCtggcaatgaaacgtctgctccatcgtcattcagcaggctggaaaagtgatCCCTCCACAATTTTAGTATGCCCTGGGCATCGGTTACCTGGGCATAGGTCACCTCCTTAGggtctacaagagtatgctccggtcttaaaaccttctgttagtcgccgcatcttttcgtagaattttccagCATTACTCTTGTTGGCCAGCTTGtaaagctcttcatactcacgcatttcggcctctctctttctgtctgcaaatgcgtctcgctaccctcttcaactctctgtatctatcccatcccgcacgtgttgtgattGATCGTAACggtgcgaggtaggcagtctgttttctctccactgcgacacggcacttctcgtcgtaccagctgttcttttgcattttccaaatgAAAATGGTCTATACAGTTAGGGACAATAAAATCATCCATGGTACTAATTTTccgttcttaaaaaaatatgaatataatttaaattcaactaaaatatgtacatttttattttttacttcatgTCCAGTGCTATCCGCAGCAGTAAAAATATGGGAaacaacaattcataaatattacaaaaacaaagtttaaatacatatttgaaaaattcggaGGTGAAAGAAATAGAATCATAATatcttacataaaaaaattaaagagaactaaaagaaaaaattattagtacTTTGTAGCGTACCCTTTATTGTCTAATACAATACTGTGGAACAGAATACCAGACTTCACCTGCACCTTCTCTCAGAGTTCCGCCTTATTTATCACTTTAACGGGtccaatatttttcttaacaattCCCCATAAGCTTTCGCTTGGATTCAGATCTGATGATTGCGCTGGACAAGCCATAACGCTAATACCGTGAtctgaaaactattttttgcaaGACCCGAAGTATTTTTCGCATCGCTCTCTTGTTGGAATTGCCAAAATGATAGGCGAATTCCATTCAGCATATGGGAGTATGAGCTTATCTAAAATTATAACGTATATATGGCGGTGCATGTATTctaatatgcaaaaaataggTCTCACACCACAATATGATAACCAGTCGGGTAGCGGACGCACATCTCTTTGTTTTCTGGACGTCGGACTCATGTCCAACCATCATTTCTATCACATTAATTTTGCATTCAGACCTTAGAATGTTGAACCGTCCTTATTTAAGCTCCACCCTAATTAATGTTTCGTTTTGGAAACTGAATACGATTGCATCTATGCCCTGTTCTCAGCATTGGCACCTTTTGAGACAATGTGCCAAAGAGATTTTTCTCCTTAAACGGAATACTGGAAATCGCGCATCGACAatcttgcaatatttttatcgaCTTCCGTAGTAACTTCTTGtgcctttttttaactttttttcgaaaattttaaggccttaaacataatttttttgggccATATTCAATATGTTTGCAATTTTCATTTGTAtgaatgttttatattttctaggCCTCATGTAAAGAATACGAGAAACTTTTAAGGCTTTATAATGGAatcgaatatatatataaccatttagtctaaaaatgcataaaattgtcTATACAATTCCTTGGCCAAATAAATTCCGTTAGAATATTGTTCCAAATGACTTTATGCAGTACATAATTTCATCTTCCACTTGCCCAAAAGCattaaaggaaaaaatgaaTAATATCTTCAAGACTGTGTTTCAACACGCTTGATTCACAAATCCAAaggcaaaatttcagatttccTTCCAGATAAAAATCTGAGTAACCAAGAACACCTCTAGGGCAATCAAGATAAGGAAAGGGTAGTATTTTCTTCAGGAAAAAGTGTAATAAGTTCTTTGCTTGTATAACTTAGgacctttttttgtttaaaattttgtagatAACAGTGAATATTGAATGGATCGTTTGATGTCATTAAGACAAAGAATCCTTTTTATCGATTTCTAACATGACCAGCAGTTTGGCTTTGATGAAGAAAAGCGTTGGGCAATGCGCATGTCCTAGATGTCAGGACGTTTTCCGAAACTTGACATTTGCCGCTCATTAAACGGCCATAAAGTAAATATTGCTAGAAAGTATTTGTTGAGTTATTGCGCAACCTTTTCGATATCACGTTGTAGTGATGAATTTAATACACGGCGGTGTAATTGTGCTAAGCGCTGTAgtatttttattctacaaacTCTCTAAGCAAAGGAATTCTTCGCTGCAAAATAGCCAATTATTGCGACCGCCGAATCCGGAAACGCCGCAGCCACCCTCATTCTCACCGCTACACGTGTTTGAAAATGGGGCGGTCTGCTCTGACAGCGATGTCTGCAGTAGAATTGGCAGGTGATTTCACGTGCTcccataaatatatgtgtatgtatgtagtaagtgtttaaataattttccaatacaGAGATGTCATGCAAAAGTCGGGTGGCAGCGCAGTTGACGCCGCCATCGCGACGCTCTTCTGCAATGGACTGCTTGCTATGCAGAGCATGGGGCTCGGTGGCGGTGTACTCATCAATATTTACTCAAGCAGCGAACAGCGAGGCTACAGCATACTGAGCAGAGAACGCGCACCACTAGACTTCCGATTGCCGGAGGGAAATGTAAGCACAATTTTCCAGTCCGCTTTGGGTATTGCAGTGCCTGCTGAAGTTGCCGGCTATGCGGTGGCCCATCAACATTTTGGAAAGTTACCCTGGCGGCAACTGGTGGAACCGACAACAAGGCTCTGCCGCCAAGGCTACACACTCACTAAACACCAGCGGGATTCCGTGTATATCAATGGCAAACTGCTTAAGGAAAATGAAGTTTTGCGCAAAATGTTCGTAGACCCGGAAACAGGGCAAGTTTATAGGACGGGCGCGCACGTACATCCACCGGATGTCCTTTGTCGCACCTATGAAGCGCTGGCGCGTGACGGGCCCAGTGACTTTTATAATGGCTATCTGATGGAAAAAGTAGTGAAAGATTTGCACGATATAGGTAGTCCCATCAGTGAAGTGGACCTGAGCAATCTGACGGCAGAGCTGACATTCTCACCCAATGTTACATTAGGTCCGTATACGCTACATTTCACACCACCGCCCGGTAGTGGTTATGTCGTGGGTTTTGTGATGAAGATTTTGCAGAAATTTAGTAAGAAGTTCGCTAAGGAAAGTGACATTGATGCCAGCGGGATGCATCATATAGTTGAGGCGTTGAAATTTGGTTTCGTCCAACGTTGGAATCTGGATGTAGAGGACCAAGAAGAGGTACGAAAGTTATTGTTGTTCATTTGAGTAGTTGTCACATGTATATTGCTTCTCCGTATTTCGCAGGAGCTGACAAATCTTACAAACTCCTCATATGCACGTCATTTGGCTTATCTGATAGACGAAGAGCGCACTTTCAGGGATGCTACAAGTTATGGTGCCAGTGAATCTCTTGTTACACGTGTAGAGCATGGAACAGCACATATATCGGTTATGGCTCCGAATGGTGATGCCGTCGCCGCAACAAGTTCCATTAACTTTTAGTAAGTTAGCGCCACTATAactgaattaaatttaagaattccaaaaaaaaactaacacaaCCTAACATAGTTTTGGCAGTGGCAAGATGGGCGCACGCACTGGTGTTCTTTTCAATAACGCCATGTCGGACTTCACCATCGAAGGCCTTCAAAATTACTTCGATTTACCGAATATGCCGCATAAGAATCGCATTAAACCCGGTGCTTCGCCGATGTCTTCAATGAGTCCCATTATTGTCACCGATCAGCATGGCGTAGTGCGTTTGGTGACGGGCGCCGCCGGTGGCACAAAAATAATATCGGTTTTGGTACATATTTTGGTTCGCATACTCTGGCTGGAGCAGAATATTAAACAGGCCATTGACGCACCTCGTTTTCATCATCAACTAGAACCGAATATACTTGAATATGAGTATGGGATCTTGCAAAATGTGGTTAAGGCTTTGGAAGCCAAGGGGCACCGAACGAAACGTTATCGGGAGCGTGGTTCGGCCGTTTGTGGCATTGAAAGGGTTAAGGGCCAAATTTTTGGTAATGCCGACTATCGTAAAGAAGGCGATGTTCGCGGTTTCTAAGAACGAAGAACTTCGAATGTGAGCTCTACAGTTTAATATCGATAAAATGTGATAATATTGAAggacaaaatcgtaaaaatagaAAGTATTACGCTTATAAACAAAATCgtgtttagaaaataaatatgataaatatgaAATGAGAGTACTatagtataataatatttccttaTCCAAATTATATGATAAAATAATACTTAGTGACTTGTTGAAATTTATTGCgctactttatttaaatatcgtaaattatacaaatataatatattactgATTTCAAGCTCAAATACAGTGCCGAATACTAAAAACCCtccataaaa contains:
- the LOC126759997 gene encoding scoloptoxin SSD14 → MHSTACSASALNSTNSTSTSSPNTTDGLKMVHSNEDALNKIPLKSASGLDDEEKNGGEFTSDTAAAEEARREQMRANILKWMKKLTIVLICFIGVALITYVIISLCFSDWSKTSNAQSNNTSINNDTSFTLPSTYNSSLSPDDDSSSSSSSSKNGALASNSTSEGNGSLLAAIATTTAATIATAGFGDSAAQPTNTYTATTTGAAPTTTTVDTAPGTPQTTASTAASGATTAKSSAAQPTRKALVLKDSPPLISDKFESKLGVYEQAAVCSDREVCSEIGSHMLDQKGSAVDAAIATLLCNGILTMHSMGIGGGMLMNIFLKDTQHAYSIDAREVAPFAAFQEMFDGKLELSLNGGLSIAVPGELMGYHRAHERFGKLPWKTLVEPSVKLCHEGFYLTHHQWNALNYRWHHMKNNTVLTDVFVNATTGQLFPVGTKIKPQKVLCSTYELLAENGPLDFYNGTLAQLVVEDLKDLGSTVTAYDLESYSADMVSSITMQLGDDILYAVPPISSGTVVANILSILEGFNLTKADFVGAENEAKTLHRFAEALKYGFAKRWELGDLRFNDVREVCTYSGNADIYGMSIREKINDDKVHKAVFDYGAQFMGEDDAGTSPTVVLAPNGDAVSVTSSVNEYFGASQAGRRTGIVFNSAMNDFSVEGTSNNFGLPAAPSNFIDARKRPMSSMSPMILADRKGNVRLAFSAAGGSKIISGVTEVAARYLWFGQDIKSAIDAPRIHHQLVPNVLQYEFGRFSEEILTLLKNKGHELKPFKDIGSVVCAIAQNDTAIYANADYRKRGGVAGF
- the LOC126759973 gene encoding glutathione hydrolase 1 proenzyme, yielding MNLIHGGVIVLSAVVFLFYKLSKQRNSSLQNSQLLRPPNPETPQPPSFSPLHVFENGAVCSDSDVCSRIGRDVMQKSGGSAVDAAIATLFCNGLLAMQSMGLGGGVLINIYSSSEQRGYSILSRERAPLDFRLPEGNVSTIFQSALGIAVPAEVAGYAVAHQHFGKLPWRQLVEPTTRLCRQGYTLTKHQRDSVYINGKLLKENEVLRKMFVDPETGQVYRTGAHVHPPDVLCRTYEALARDGPSDFYNGYLMEKVVKDLHDIGSPISEVDLSNLTAELTFSPNVTLGPYTLHFTPPPGSGYVVGFVMKILQKFSKKFAKESDIDASGMHHIVEALKFGFVQRWNLDVEDQEEELTNLTNSSYARHLAYLIDEERTFRDATSYGASESLVTRVEHGTAHISVMAPNGDAVAATSSINFYFGSGKMGARTGVLFNNAMSDFTIEGLQNYFDLPNMPHKNRIKPGASPMSSMSPIIVTDQHGVVRLVTGAAGGTKIISVLVHILVRILWLEQNIKQAIDAPRFHHQLEPNILEYEYGILQNVVKALEAKGHRTKRYRERGSAVCGIERVKGQIFGNADYRKEGDVRGF